One genomic window of Lytechinus variegatus isolate NC3 chromosome 1, Lvar_3.0, whole genome shotgun sequence includes the following:
- the LOC121422112 gene encoding uncharacterized protein LOC121422112 isoform X1 → MMVLIPLYHRKPRLHRALPVSVASALWRCGTKGKFITCAFVVGFALQIIKDMPTATTQDIAGQFTSSSTTRDIAAPSTSSSTTQDIAGPSTSSSTTRDIATPSTASSITRDIAGPSTSSSITRDIAGPSTSSSTTQDIAAPSTSSNPCLSAVAEEVVRQIWHQIPMNRVADVVNATAEGRDDQLCFCKEDIEDAQMVECSNFDCENGKWFHAECVMNPSIDETEWYCTPECGRSDNGLYCVCRRKNGSLTWQCGNQECERGLKFLHRCVRSTLPLTQANWYCSEECSKVAGENKITDGLLEYFKRCTWQCLYSESIRDAEREADGVALMRYWRISMPEFYRRGHNKYVAVGHRMLSDHQLTCKAWMSSSQIITSPAKL, encoded by the exons ATGATGGTGTTGATACCATTATACCATAGAAAACCACGCCTGCATAGGGCACTTCCCGTATCTGTGGCTTCTGCACTGTGGAGATGTGGCACAAAAGGAAAG TTCATCACATGTGCTTTTGTTGTGGGATTTGCACTGCAAATCATTAAAGACATGCCAACTGCTACAACTCAAGACATCGCTGGACAGTTCACTTCTTCAAGTACAACTCGAGACATCGCTGCCCCGTCGACTTCTTCAAGTACAACCCAAGACATCGCTGGACCGTCCACTTCTTCAAGTACAACTCGAGACATCGCTACCCCGTCGACTGCTTCAAGTATAACTCGAGACATCGCTGGACCGTCCACTTCTTCAAGTATAACTCGAGACATCGCTGGACCATCCACTTCTTCAAGTACAACTCAAGACATCGCTGCCCCGTCGACTTCTTCAAACCCATGCCTGTCTGCGGTAGCAGAGGAAGTGGTGCGTCAGATTTGGCATCAGATCCCCATGAATAGAGTGGCTGATGTCGTGAACGCGACCGCAGAGGGCCGTGATGACCAACTGTGCTTCTGCAAGGAAG ATATCGAGGATGCCCAAATGGTGGAGTGTTCCAACTTTGATTGCGAGAACGGGAAATGGTTCCATGCAGAATGTGTGATGAACCCAAGCATAG ATGAGACTGAGTGGTACTGCACTCCTGAATGCGGGAGATCAGATAATGGGCTCTACTGCGTCTGCAGAAGGAAAAACGGATCTCTCACTTGGCAGTGTGGAAACCAAGAATGCGAACGTGGTCTAAAGTTCCTTCATAGATGTGTGAGATCAACACTGCCTTTGACACAAG CCAATTGGTACTGTTCTGAAGAATGCTCAAAAGTGGCAGGAGAGAATAAAATAACCGATGGACTCCTGGAGTACTTCAAAAGGTGCACTTGGCAGTGTCTATACAGCGAGAGCATTCGAGATGCAGAGAGGGAGGCCGACGGTGTGGCACTCATGCGGTATTGGAGGATATCAATGCCCGAATTCTACCGACGAGGGCACAACAAATACGTTGCTGTTGGCCATCGCATGCTATCAG
- the LOC121422112 gene encoding uncharacterized protein LOC121422112 isoform X2: MMVLIPLYHRKPRLHRALPVSVASALWRCGTKGKFITCAFVVGFALQIIKDMPTATTQDIAGQFTSSSTTRDIAAPSTSSSTTQDIAGPSTSSSTTRDIATPSTASSITRDIAGPSTSSSITRDIAGPSTSSSTTQDIAAPSTSSNPCLSAVAEEVVRQIWHQIPMNRVADVVNATAEGRDDQLCFCKEDETEWYCTPECGRSDNGLYCVCRRKNGSLTWQCGNQECERGLKFLHRCVRSTLPLTQANWYCSEECSKVAGENKITDGLLEYFKRCTWQCLYSESIRDAEREADGVALMRYWRISMPEFYRRGHNKYVAVGHRMLSDHQLTCKAWMSSSQIITSPAKL; this comes from the exons ATGATGGTGTTGATACCATTATACCATAGAAAACCACGCCTGCATAGGGCACTTCCCGTATCTGTGGCTTCTGCACTGTGGAGATGTGGCACAAAAGGAAAG TTCATCACATGTGCTTTTGTTGTGGGATTTGCACTGCAAATCATTAAAGACATGCCAACTGCTACAACTCAAGACATCGCTGGACAGTTCACTTCTTCAAGTACAACTCGAGACATCGCTGCCCCGTCGACTTCTTCAAGTACAACCCAAGACATCGCTGGACCGTCCACTTCTTCAAGTACAACTCGAGACATCGCTACCCCGTCGACTGCTTCAAGTATAACTCGAGACATCGCTGGACCGTCCACTTCTTCAAGTATAACTCGAGACATCGCTGGACCATCCACTTCTTCAAGTACAACTCAAGACATCGCTGCCCCGTCGACTTCTTCAAACCCATGCCTGTCTGCGGTAGCAGAGGAAGTGGTGCGTCAGATTTGGCATCAGATCCCCATGAATAGAGTGGCTGATGTCGTGAACGCGACCGCAGAGGGCCGTGATGACCAACTGTGCTTCTGCAAGGAAG ATGAGACTGAGTGGTACTGCACTCCTGAATGCGGGAGATCAGATAATGGGCTCTACTGCGTCTGCAGAAGGAAAAACGGATCTCTCACTTGGCAGTGTGGAAACCAAGAATGCGAACGTGGTCTAAAGTTCCTTCATAGATGTGTGAGATCAACACTGCCTTTGACACAAG CCAATTGGTACTGTTCTGAAGAATGCTCAAAAGTGGCAGGAGAGAATAAAATAACCGATGGACTCCTGGAGTACTTCAAAAGGTGCACTTGGCAGTGTCTATACAGCGAGAGCATTCGAGATGCAGAGAGGGAGGCCGACGGTGTGGCACTCATGCGGTATTGGAGGATATCAATGCCCGAATTCTACCGACGAGGGCACAACAAATACGTTGCTGTTGGCCATCGCATGCTATCAG